In Streptomyces alboniger, the following are encoded in one genomic region:
- a CDS encoding ABC transporter permease — MRDLAAQALLPVDTALAVALLVLLLVAAATAAVFRLAPDASRGRAREVLVAGVRATAQLAAVSLAIGWVVHHTAALFAFLLLMFAVAARTAGRRITPNGTWWWAALPVASPVVPVVACLTLAGLLPVRGIAMIPVTGILIGGALTATVLAGRRCLDELRTRHGEFEAGLALGLAERDARLELIRPAASDALLPGLDQTRTVGLVTLPGAFVGMLLGGASPVLAGAVQLFVLIALMAVQALAVALTVELVARGRLHRAEPGPSPRVPGRA; from the coding sequence GTGCGTGATCTCGCTGCCCAGGCCCTGCTGCCGGTCGACACGGCGCTCGCCGTGGCCCTGCTCGTGCTGCTGCTTGTCGCCGCCGCGACGGCGGCCGTCTTCCGGCTCGCGCCCGACGCGTCGCGTGGCCGGGCCCGCGAGGTCCTGGTCGCGGGGGTCCGCGCGACGGCGCAACTGGCCGCGGTCTCCCTGGCGATCGGCTGGGTGGTGCACCACACGGCGGCGCTCTTCGCCTTCCTGCTGCTCATGTTCGCGGTGGCCGCGCGCACCGCCGGGCGGCGCATCACCCCGAACGGCACGTGGTGGTGGGCGGCGCTGCCGGTCGCGAGCCCTGTCGTCCCGGTCGTGGCCTGTCTGACCCTGGCCGGACTGCTTCCGGTACGGGGCATCGCCATGATCCCCGTGACGGGCATCCTCATCGGCGGCGCGCTGACGGCGACGGTGCTCGCCGGGCGCCGCTGCCTCGATGAACTGCGCACCCGGCACGGCGAGTTCGAGGCGGGCCTGGCCCTCGGCCTCGCCGAGCGCGACGCCCGCCTGGAGCTGATCCGCCCAGCCGCCTCGGACGCCCTCCTGCCCGGCCTCGACCAGACCCGCACGGTCGGGCTCGTCACCCTCCCCGGCGCCTTCGTCGGCATGCTCCTGGGCGGGGCGTCCCCGGTGCTCGCGGGCGCCGTGCAGCTCTTCGTCCTGATCGCCCTGATGGCTGTTCAGGCGCTGGCCGTGGCCCTCACCGTCGAACTGGTCGCCC